In Cryptomeria japonica chromosome 10, Sugi_1.0, whole genome shotgun sequence, a genomic segment contains:
- the LOC131030722 gene encoding uncharacterized protein LOC131030722 produces the protein MDSFEPMMKKPRGYDTGNAAGNGLSWTPGVNNLAAGVNNYSTGSNPNPSPNPNPGPGINNYIPNPNPNPNQGVNEVAPSMGSSFPPVTAGPYMGGPGSYENNGGDFVGGGFQQQNQGYNGSGDMECRRYNTPDGCPYGVNCRFKHGPTDDRELGHQMPPSGNKTKPCMKFFSTSGCPYGESCHFLHHVPGGISALGLAPVQTMPNNVMPPPRKQPGPSADPSVTVNGYKTRLCNRFNTPEGCRFGDKCHFAHGESDLRPPNNLRQPNRSMTNEVPMQSAPVMYNNGPPPTYPNPAGYADTTGYANSATYSANTFSNTQTYAEPTPPGVVANTAFVPNYNVSVDNSSQFTGTEGTVPAGTINGNNVQVY, from the exons ATGGATTCCTTCGAGCCTATGATGAAGAAGCCCCGAGGCTACGACACAGGAAATGCAGCAGGAAATGGCTTATCATGGACTCCTGGGGTTAATAATCTTGCTGCCGGGGTAAATAATTACAGTACTggttctaaccctaaccctagtccGAACCCTAACCCTGGCCCTGGGATCAACAATTATATTCCAaacccaaaccctaacccaaaccaggGAGTTAATGAGGTGGCTCCTAGCATGGGTTCTTCTTTCCCTCCGGTTACTGCAGGGCCATACATGGGTGGGCCAGGGTCATATGAGAATAATGGGGGGGATTTCGTTGGAGGGGGATTTCAACAGCAGAATCAAGGTTATAATGGAAGTGGTGATATGGAGTGCAGGCGCTATAATACTCCAGATGGGTGTCCATACGGTGTTAACTGCCGCTTCAAACATGGTCCTACAG ATGACAGGGAGCTGGGTCATCAAATGCCTCCATCTGGAAACAAGACAAAACCTTGTATGAAGTTTTTCAG CACATCTGGATGTCCATATGGTGAAAGTTGCCATTTTTTGCATCATGTGCCAGGAGGAATCAGCGCTCTTGGTCTGGCTCCTGTTCAAACTATGCCTAACAATGTGATGCCACCACCAAGGAAACAGCCTGGACCATCTGCAGATCCCAGTGTGACTGTTAATGGTTATAAAACTCGACTGTGCAACCGTTTCAACACTCCTGAAGGTTGCCGCTTTGGAGACAAATGTCATTTTGCTCATGGAGAAAGTGACTTGCGACCCCCAAATAATCTTCGTCAGCCAAACAGATCCATGACAAATGAAGTTCCCATGCAAAGTGCTCCTGTAATGTATAATAATGGTCCTCCACCAACATATCCCAACCCAGCAGGCTATGCAGATACAACAGGATATGCAAACTCAGCTACCTATTCTGCTAACACATTCTCCAATACACAGACTTATGCTGAGCCTACTCCACCAGGTGTGGTGGCTAATACAGCTTTCGTGCCAAATTATAATGTGTCTGTGGACAATTCTTCTCAATTTACAGGCACTGAAGGAACAGTACCGGCAGGAACCATAAATGGTAATAATGTACAGGTGTATTGA